One part of the Saprospiraceae bacterium genome encodes these proteins:
- a CDS encoding NAD(P)/FAD-dependent oxidoreductase has translation MSELPLNTFDFDVIILGGGAAGFFSAINLAELKPGLRILILEAAKDTLNKVRISGGGRCNVTHACFDPEVLVNYYPRGFKELLGPFYFFGPAQCIEWFEKYGVDLKTEADGRMFPVSNTSLTILECFYKLIYKHHIEVRCSTRVTNFYFDLDSNRWIVSANTLQLNCSKLIVTTGSDARCWELLKNLGHDIIAPVPSLFTFNVVDKKIKELMGVSFSNVKLQIVGTNLESTGPMLITHWGFSGPAILKLSAWGARLLAEKKYTFEMIINWLNFSEEDIKSCILDCKNNKPKKKIVSQSIMQLPIRLWQYLMERAGISVDLIWNQISGNQIKDLIKVLSSSIFSIQGKSTFKEEFVTAGGVDLKNINFKTFESKKCAGLYLAGEVLNIDAVTGGFNFQSAWTGAYMIADQIAKSDL, from the coding sequence ATGTCTGAGCTCCCTTTAAACACATTTGATTTTGATGTCATTATTCTTGGTGGAGGTGCTGCTGGTTTTTTTTCTGCAATCAATTTAGCAGAACTAAAGCCGGGTCTTCGGATTCTAATCCTGGAAGCAGCAAAAGATACTTTAAATAAAGTTAGAATATCTGGAGGTGGTCGTTGTAATGTAACGCATGCTTGTTTTGATCCCGAAGTTTTAGTGAACTATTACCCACGAGGTTTTAAAGAATTACTCGGACCGTTTTACTTTTTTGGACCCGCACAATGTATAGAATGGTTTGAAAAATATGGTGTTGATTTGAAAACAGAAGCGGATGGTAGAATGTTTCCGGTTTCTAATACCTCTTTAACTATTTTAGAATGTTTTTATAAATTAATTTACAAACATCATATTGAAGTCCGCTGTAGTACCCGGGTAACTAATTTCTATTTTGATTTGGATTCTAATCGTTGGATCGTTTCTGCAAATACTCTGCAGTTAAATTGTTCTAAATTAATTGTGACCACGGGAAGTGATGCTCGTTGTTGGGAACTGTTAAAAAATCTTGGACATGATATCATTGCTCCGGTGCCTTCTTTATTTACGTTTAATGTGGTAGATAAAAAAATAAAAGAATTGATGGGTGTTAGTTTTTCAAATGTCAAATTGCAAATTGTCGGAACAAATTTAGAATCAACGGGCCCGATGTTAATAACACACTGGGGATTTAGCGGACCTGCAATTCTAAAACTATCAGCCTGGGGTGCGCGGCTCCTCGCAGAAAAAAAGTATACATTCGAAATGATTATTAATTGGTTAAACTTTAGTGAAGAGGACATTAAAAGCTGTATTCTGGATTGTAAAAACAATAAGCCAAAGAAAAAAATCGTTTCTCAATCAATTATGCAATTACCCATTCGCTTATGGCAGTATTTAATGGAGCGCGCAGGAATTTCAGTGGATTTAATCTGGAATCAAATTTCAGGAAATCAAATTAAAGATTTAATAAAAGTCTTATCAAGTTCAATATTTTCAATTCAAGGAAAGAGTACCTTTAAAGAAGAATTTGTTACCGCAGGAGGTGTGGATCTTAAAAATATTAATTTTAAAACCTTCGAAAGTAAAAAATGTGCAGGTCTTTATCTCGCAGGAGAAGTATTAAATATAGATGCTGTAACCGGTGGTTTTAATTTTCAATCTGCCTGGACCGGAGCTTATATGATTGCAGATCAGATCGCAAAATCAGATCTATAA
- a CDS encoding phosphatase PAP2 family protein, translating into MLDIHFCFILYLIFTINLSISIAQNEDTLKFKNLKITSSDILIPGLLFSTSIIALTDNDIIGNHEFTEGRNKWFSGFHNHLDDYGQFAPVAIVYLADLFGAKAKNNFLDRSFLLLKAELFTGLFVLPMKKLTHIKRPDGSDHNSFPSGHTAQAFVAATFLHKELGDESVLYSIAGYSLATTIGLFRMANNKHWASDVLAGAAIGILATNLAYKLGQYKWIQKHKENISFQTAYSNKRVMLGFNYNF; encoded by the coding sequence ATGCTGGATATTCATTTTTGTTTTATACTCTATTTAATATTTACGATCAATCTTTCGATTTCTATTGCGCAAAATGAAGATACTTTAAAATTCAAGAATTTAAAAATTACGTCCAGTGATATTTTAATACCGGGTCTACTTTTTTCTACATCCATTATTGCACTCACAGATAATGATATCATTGGAAATCATGAATTTACAGAGGGTAGAAATAAATGGTTCTCAGGATTTCATAATCACTTAGATGATTACGGGCAATTTGCTCCGGTCGCGATTGTATATCTGGCGGATTTGTTTGGAGCAAAAGCGAAAAATAATTTTTTAGACCGAAGTTTTTTATTGTTAAAAGCAGAATTATTTACCGGTTTATTCGTGTTGCCGATGAAGAAGTTGACACATATTAAAAGGCCCGATGGTTCTGATCATAATTCCTTTCCTTCGGGGCATACGGCTCAGGCATTTGTAGCAGCTACTTTTTTACATAAAGAATTAGGAGATGAAAGTGTTTTATATAGTATAGCAGGATATTCTTTAGCAACCACGATCGGACTATTCAGAATGGCCAATAATAAACACTGGGCATCGGATGTATTAGCTGGAGCAGCGATTGGTATTTTAGCAACGAATCTGGCATATAAGCTGGGACAATATAAATGGATTCAAAAACACAAAGAAAACATTAGCTTTCAAACGGCATATTCAAATAAAAGAGTAATGCTTGGTTTCAATTACAATTTTTAA
- a CDS encoding WG repeat-containing protein, which yields MRILIKKTMTIKYNCICISTIMQLFASNLHCQDTLVFNNHINGIKAVNIGVNISGNLDRMGINGGKWHFIDSLDAPLGDNNYDYILDFKEGLAAVCLGTVIDVKPLKEIKHFTKEEKIILDEKSFSKENNDYKNSRTVTTITKYKTKTINETKTLIRNRKSFREGGKWGFIDITGKVIIDLSFEAVSSYSNGLAAVRKNGKWGFIDTIGNLVIPNIYYNFIDFQNKFTFVKTREESDYMSWIIIDRSGNRVTNRYYGSLSGIPKSKYNNNNSINYYWKEFIDDKMELTLYDSSGLFLVEDVKTQLRGYIDSFGKEIIPPIYVQISANKDGLFCALLPNREMGYLDKFGKVQIPFEFYIGSFAKYDYTLDKCEFKDGFAIVERGNKTGYISKDGKFILYCKKNKLYDKDGNLKLKCGDCPNSYTNNRSMGSIYSMFKGFKKFKNGKAEICLDSEDYKTQNVYILDSVGNLIPSQGKCTLDYTYYHD from the coding sequence ATGCGAATCTTAATAAAAAAAACCATGACTATAAAATATAATTGTATTTGCATTTCAACGATAATGCAGTTATTTGCTTCTAATTTACATTGTCAAGATACTTTGGTTTTTAATAATCACATTAATGGTATTAAAGCGGTAAATATCGGGGTAAATATTTCTGGAAATCTTGACAGAATGGGAATTAACGGAGGAAAATGGCATTTTATTGATTCTTTGGACGCCCCATTGGGCGACAATAATTATGATTATATACTTGACTTTAAGGAAGGATTAGCGGCAGTTTGTTTAGGTACGGTAATTGATGTTAAGCCATTAAAAGAAATTAAGCACTTTACAAAGGAGGAAAAAATCATCCTTGACGAGAAATCATTTTCTAAAGAAAATAATGATTATAAAAATTCAAGAACAGTTACAACAATTACCAAATATAAAACGAAGACAATAAATGAAACTAAGACATTAATTCGCAATAGGAAGAGTTTTAGAGAAGGTGGAAAATGGGGATTTATTGATATTACAGGTAAGGTAATTATAGATTTATCTTTTGAAGCAGTTAGTAGCTATTCAAATGGATTGGCTGCAGTTAGAAAGAATGGGAAATGGGGATTTATAGATACAATTGGCAATCTCGTAATTCCAAATATTTATTATAATTTTATTGATTTTCAAAATAAATTCACTTTCGTTAAAACAAGAGAAGAGTCTGATTATATGTCATGGATCATTATTGATAGATCTGGAAATAGAGTTACTAATAGATATTATGGTTCGCTTTCCGGCATTCCCAAAAGTAAATACAACAATAATAATTCAATTAATTATTATTGGAAAGAGTTCATAGATGATAAAATGGAGTTGACACTATATGATAGCTCAGGATTATTTTTAGTTGAAGATGTTAAAACTCAACTTAGAGGATATATAGACTCTTTTGGAAAGGAAATAATACCTCCAATTTATGTACAAATTTCTGCTAATAAGGATGGACTTTTTTGTGCTTTACTGCCAAACCGTGAAATGGGTTATTTAGACAAATTTGGAAAAGTACAGATTCCTTTTGAGTTTTATATAGGATCATTTGCTAAATATGATTATACACTTGATAAATGCGAGTTTAAGGATGGGTTTGCAATAGTTGAAAGAGGTAATAAAACTGGCTATATTTCTAAAGATGGTAAATTTATTTTGTATTGTAAAAAAAATAAACTTTATGACAAAGATGGTAACCTAAAATTAAAATGCGGGGATTGCCCTAATTCGTATACGAACAACAGATCTATGGGGTCTATATATTCGATGTTTAAGGGGTTTAAAAAATTCAAAAATGGCAAAGCCGAAATATGCTTAGATAGTGAAGATTATAAAACCCAAAATGTGTACATTTTGGATAGTGTAGGCAATTTAATTCCTTCACAAGGTAAATGTACTTTAGATTACACATATTATCATGATTAG
- a CDS encoding L-serine ammonia-lyase, which translates to MERISVFDIFKIGIGPSSSHTMGPWKAAQQFINELKLAGNLESIERIQVELFGSLAKTGKGHGTDIAIILGLQGEDPATIPLDDVHTKLDYVQQHLRLPLNPKYAIPFNPDQDILFYYDQILAFHSNGLRFRAFFKNETAQSFTYFSTGGGFVVKEGDEKLLAAIQMPYPIDKAEDLENYCNLLKLPISAVVLQNELALRTESEIRQKLLGLWDVMKQCIFKACHTDGVLPGGLNVQRRAQGMASKLMQSSNYSNADAWMQIIKSSKHTFTSTLNWLSCFALAVNEENAAFGRIVTAPTNGAAGVIPAVLMYQLCFTEKDTDDDIIRFLLTAGEMGSLFKKGATISAAMGGCQAEIGVSSAMAAAALTECQGGSFEKAMMAAEIAMEHHLGLTCDPIGGLVQIPCIERNTMGAIKAVTASQIAMESDPSKALVSLDAVIKTMKETAKDMNSKYKETSDGGLAIHIPVNIVEC; encoded by the coding sequence TTGGAACGCATTAGTGTTTTTGACATTTTTAAAATCGGTATCGGGCCTTCCAGTTCACATACCATGGGTCCCTGGAAAGCAGCTCAACAGTTTATAAATGAATTAAAACTTGCCGGTAATTTAGAATCCATAGAACGGATTCAGGTGGAATTATTTGGCTCCTTAGCAAAAACTGGAAAAGGACATGGTACAGATATCGCTATTATTTTAGGTTTACAAGGTGAAGATCCGGCAACCATTCCATTAGACGATGTACATACCAAACTTGACTATGTGCAACAACATTTAAGGCTACCCTTAAATCCAAAATATGCGATCCCTTTTAATCCTGATCAGGATATTCTTTTTTATTATGATCAAATTTTAGCATTTCATTCAAATGGTTTGCGTTTTCGTGCCTTTTTTAAAAATGAAACGGCTCAAAGTTTTACCTACTTTTCTACCGGTGGAGGCTTTGTGGTTAAAGAAGGGGATGAAAAACTTTTAGCTGCGATCCAAATGCCCTATCCTATTGATAAAGCTGAGGATTTAGAAAACTATTGTAATCTCTTAAAATTACCCATCTCTGCTGTTGTATTACAAAATGAATTAGCGCTCCGAACGGAATCTGAAATCAGACAAAAATTATTAGGACTTTGGGATGTAATGAAACAATGTATTTTTAAAGCCTGTCATACAGATGGTGTTTTACCTGGCGGTCTGAATGTGCAACGCCGGGCTCAGGGTATGGCAAGCAAACTTATGCAATCTTCAAATTATTCAAATGCAGATGCCTGGATGCAAATCATAAAATCCAGTAAACATACATTTACCAGTACTTTAAATTGGTTGAGTTGCTTTGCTTTAGCGGTAAATGAAGAAAATGCTGCATTTGGTCGTATCGTTACCGCACCTACAAATGGTGCTGCCGGTGTAATCCCAGCGGTCTTAATGTATCAACTTTGTTTTACTGAAAAAGATACAGACGATGATATTATCCGGTTTTTATTAACCGCTGGTGAAATGGGAAGTCTCTTTAAAAAAGGAGCTACCATTTCTGCGGCTATGGGTGGCTGCCAGGCTGAAATTGGCGTATCTTCAGCAATGGCTGCTGCCGCTTTAACAGAATGTCAGGGTGGAAGCTTCGAAAAAGCTATGATGGCTGCTGAAATTGCAATGGAACATCATCTTGGTTTAACCTGCGATCCGATTGGAGGGCTGGTACAAATTCCTTGTATCGAAAGAAATACGATGGGCGCCATTAAAGCCGTGACCGCTTCTCAAATTGCTATGGAATCAGATCCTTCAAAAGCTTTAGTAAGCCTGGATGCTGTTATAAAAACAATGAAAGAAACAGCAAAAGATATGAATTCTAAATATAAAGAAACTTCAGATGGCGGACTCGCAATTCATATTCCAGTTAATATTGTAGAATGCTAA